A genomic region of Manihot esculenta cultivar AM560-2 chromosome 15, M.esculenta_v8, whole genome shotgun sequence contains the following coding sequences:
- the LOC110600915 gene encoding probable small nuclear ribonucleoprotein F: MATIPVNPKPFLNNLTGKTVIVKLKWGMEYKGFLASVDSYMNLQLGNTEEYIDGQFTGNLGEILIRCNNVLYLRGVPEDEDIEDADRD; the protein is encoded by the exons ATGGCT ACCATACCTGTTAATCCTAAGCCTTTCTTGAACAACTTGACTGGGAAGACTGTTATTGTAAAACTCAAGTGGGGAATGGAATATAAAG GTTTTCTTGCTTCAGTGGACTCATACATGAATTTACAG CTTGGCAACACTGAAGAATATATTGATGGACAATTCACTGGAAACCTTGGAGAGATTCTGATCAg ATGCAACAACGTCCTCTATCTTCGTGGTGTCCCTGAGGATGAAGACATAGAAGATGCAGACCGTGACTGA